Below is a genomic region from Halobacterium sp. CBA1132.
GCGGCGCTGACACGGCTCGGTCTCTCGAACTACGAAGCCAAGGTGTTCGTCGCCCTCCAACGACTCGGCACCGGAACTACACAGGAGATCAGCGATATTTCGGAGGTGCCGCGCTCCCAAGTGTATGGCGCCGCGGACGACCTCGCCGAACGGGGCCTCGTGGAGGTCGTCACCGCTTCCCCGAAGGAGTACCGGCCGGTGAGTCTCGAGGCCGCCCGCCAGCAGTTGACCGACCGAATCGAGCGCGAGCGCGACCGAGCGTTCGAGAACCTCGAATCCCTCCGGGCCACGTCCCCGGACAGCGGGGGCAATCGTGCCGTCGCGACCGTCCGCGGGAGTCGGGCTATCGACGACCGCATTGCGGAGCTCATCGCGACGGCGTCGTCGGAGGTTGTCTTCGTCGCGCCGGAGCCGGCATCGCTCACTGACGACATCGAAGCGGCGCTCCGGGAACGCGGGGCCGCCGGCGTCGCGGCAACGGTCGTCACGGCCGTCGAGTCCGAGCGCGAGCGCTTCGCCGACAGTCCGGTCGTCGTGATGGTAATGGGCGAGGACAACCCCGCTGATTTCGCCGGGCGGGCGTTGATGGTCGACGAAGGGACGGTGTTGCTCTCGGTTGCGACCGACGACGCCGTCGGCGAGGAGGCCATGTGGACCGCCGAGAGCAGTATCGGCCGGATTCTCGCGGAGTTCATGGTGTCCGGTATCGACTCCGGCATGAACCGCGACGGTGGGCCATCCCCTCCGGATTCCAGTTAAACCGTCGCGAGGAACGCCCGGAGTTCCTCGGTTGCTCGCTCCCGCTCGTCCCAGAGGACGCAGTGACCGGCGCCGTCGATATGTACGATCTCTCCGTCGGGAAGGAGCGAGGCGGTCTCCCGTTCCCGCTCGCGCTCCGCCTCGTCTGCGTCGGCTTTCAGAATCAGCGTCGGCGCTTCGATATCGCCGTACGTCTCGGTGGGGTCGACGAACTCGGCCGCGGACACCCGGGCGAGTTCGGGACGCAGTCGGCGCCTGGCTTCGGCCACTCGGCGCGCGAGGTCGGGCTGTCCGCGCTCGGCGAGCTCCCGAAACATCGTGTCGGCTTCGAGGAGTTCCTCGACGCTCTGGGCTTGCCACTCCGCGATTTGCTCCTCGATGTTCCACCCGGGCCCCTCGTCTTCTTCTCCATCGTCGTCCCTGTCATGCATCCAGACGGGATCCTCAAGCACGACGGCACGGGGCCGCTCCGGTCGGCGGGCCGCGGCCTCCGCGACCGTGTCGGCGCCCATCGAGTGACCGAACAGGATGGGGATTTCGAGCGCGAGCGCGTCGAGCAACCCGTGCAGGTCCGCCGCGCGCTGGGGCGCACCGTACGCCCCGTCGGGCGCGTCGGAACGGCCGTGCCCGCGAGCGTCGTACAGCACGACGTCGAAGTCGTCCGCGAGTTCGCGGGCGAGGTCCAGCCGACAGTAGCCGTCGTCGGTGAAGCCGTGGGAGACGACGAACGGCGGGCCCGACCCACCACTGCGGCAGTAGTGTAATTCGATGCCGTTCGCCTCGACGAACCCCCGCTCCCACTCCTCCGGTGCTTTGGTACGTTGACTCATCTGGCTGAGTCCCTCGACCGGGGTGGAAAAATCATTCGGCGGTTCGGCCGTATATAGCCCACGTCTCGCTTGTACGTGGGAATGTAGCCCGCAACACGACCGGAGGAGTTTCTACTAGTAGGTTCAGTGAAAGTAGAACAGGGCTCGGCGGCGAGTGTGTCGCTCGTCTTCGAGCGCGTCATGTATCCGCGGTTCATCCTGGCGAAGCAGAGGACGGGTTCACAATAGATACATCGCTTAGACCCACGCGTCGAGTTCTTCCCGTCCGCCGAAACGCTCGGAATCGCCATAAGCGTCAACCATCGAAAGCAGACCGGACGCGACCTGATAGGCGGGCATCGTGTCGTCGTAGAGCAACACGACGCCCGCGTGCTCATCGGCGTCCAACCCGCCGAAGTCCTTCACGTCGCTCGTCACGATAATCAGATTCTGCTCCCGAGCGTACGGAAGTACATCCTGTTCGTCCTTCGCGCCCTGCCACAGCGCATCTCGAACGTGCTCGGTGTCGACGCCTTCCTTTTCGAGATAGTTTGCCGTCTTCGGATCGATGTTCTCGTCCAACAGAAAGCGCCACGCCGCCATTTCAGGCTGTGTCGGGGTCCACACCCTCGGGGCGGTCTATCGTCTCCCGGAAGTCAGCCATCGCGTCCTCCCGGGTGTGCTCTACGTCACGCATCTCCCGGGGGTGGTCGTGGTAGTAGGCGAGCGCGTGGTACACGTCCGCCACGTCGAGGTCGTAGCGGTCGGCGACCGTCTCGGGGTCAATGTCGCGCTCCTCGACGAGGGCGTACACCTGCCGGACGCTGACCCGCCGGTCCCGAACGTGGGGTTCGTCCATGAGGTCTTCGGAGATGCGGCGGGTGTCGCCCTCGGACATACGTGTTCGTTGCGTCCGAATCTGTAAAAGCGTGCCGCCGCTTTCGCACGGCGCAGGCTACGAGTGGAAACCTATGACTACTGTTATCGACACCACCTGTATCTAACGATTGGCTATCCGATTCTGTTAGTGACTGACGTTCAACAGGCTCACTTTGCCGGCATTCGACTCGGTACGTAATGGCTGCTTCATCCGAGCCGGCATCTGACCGATCACGGCGGATGACCAACTCGTTCCGCGTCGGAATTCAGATGTCTCGGATGCTGTATTCCGAGGAGCCAGTCAGTACCATTATTGGGGACGTTCCCATTACGACCAATACCCTCGAAGATTCCTATCCAGAGTGGCACCCTGCGCCATATCCGTTTGAAGCAATGCTCCGGTTATTTCTCTACCGCGAGCTCACTGGCAACAGCTACGACGATATCTCAGAATCGTCTGAACTCGCTGCTGAGATCGGTCTCGATAGCATGCCGGACCCGTCCGTACTCTCTCGGACTTGGCGCGACCGATTTGATGAGGCTGTCCGTGAGTTCGTCGAGACCGCAGCACACTATGCAGTCAAAGAAAACCACGACCGAGGCTACGACGACCCAGAAATCAGACCTAAAGAAGACATCATACAGGAAGAAGAATCGGAGCAGAACGAGACTGACGACGAGAAACACGAGGAGTTCACCGACGAACAGATTTTCCGAACAACACGGTTAGCTCGCGAGCATGGGTTCGGGGCATTCGACTCGGGGCGCGCTCAGAACTCGTCCTACGATGATACGCAGTTCTTTGAACTCCAGACCTACATGGGGATGGTCGGGTGTGGAACGGCACAGGGCGCTGCTCGCTTCCAGCTCCAGCGTGGAGTCGAGTACGGCCCCCACGGCGACACCCATCTACGCACCGTCAAGCAATTCGATAGAGATGCCCTCATCGAAGGTTTTGACAGGGCAACAGAGCGATTGCTCTCCCAAATCGAATCAGAGGCGACGTTTCGACGGCCCGTGACAGTTGCTATTGACATCACGACGATTCCCTACCACGGGGATGTAGAGGGAATGCCGATGGTGAGCGGGACGAAAGAAAAACATGAGCGAGCATTCAAATTCGCGACACTGTCGATTGTGGGTCGCAATGTCCCAATCATATTGGCTATCGAGCCTGTTCGGGAAAGTTCGAGTTGGGATGAGAATCCATCAAACAAGGTTCACCGAGTCGTTCGTCGATTAATCCAGCGAGCCCAGGAGCATGTACCAATCGAGATGGTCCTCTGCGACCGCGAGTTCGATTCGATACAGACGTTTCAGACACTCTCGAACCTCGGAGTAGAGTATCTGATTCCGAAGCGGATTTCGAACCAGGAACGTGATGCGATCGATCAGATGGAGGAAGACGGGGTAAATGTCGCAGTTCAGCCGGGAACAATGCATACTGATAGTGGGTCTCATTCGATGCGGTTCCTGTACGTTCCATCGAATAGCGGTGACGGGACAGCAGTCTTCGCGACGAATCGAGTCGTGAAGCCAGCTGAGACAGAGATATTTTGTGATCGGTATCGTCAGCGATGGCAGATCGAGAATGAGTACAAGAGCATCAAGAACGATTTTCTGGCGAAGACGTCCTCAAGGGACTACCGTGTCCGATTGTTCTACTTCGTGTTCGCAGCGTTGCTCTACAATATTTGGCGGATAACGGATGTTCTGTTGAAGGCTGGTGTGGATGGGGAGATGGAGTACGCACCAGAGATTCCGGCGGGGATGGTCGTGGAGATGGTGAGTGCTGCGTTAGTTCCCGTCGATTAGCGTGTAGAGATTGCACACTGGGCCCGCAAATCAGGAGTGGTAACACTACCAGAATGAGGGGAAATGACGGGACTTTCTGTCGGTCAAGTGTGATTTCGAGACTCGAATAGTAGACCGCTCGATTTTGCCCCCCTAAGCGAGGCTAAATTCCTCACAATACGACGGGAAATAAGGCATCCTCCGAAAGTGCGGATTTCGCCGGGGTCGCCTATTTACTATCTCGACATGCAGTTTATCACCGGTCGTCGTTCGGCGAGACGTAACGGTGAAACGCCGGCGCTGCCAACGTCTCCGTAATGGATTGCACCAAGTGCGACCGCGAGGCCGTGATGCACGCGGCGTACTCCGGCGCGCACCTCTGCGACCGCCACCTCTTCGAGAGCGTCGAACGCCGGGTGCGGCGCCGCATCCGCGATGACGACATGCTCCCCGACGACGCCACGCCCGAGAACCCCGAGACGTGGGTCATCGGGCTCTCCGGCGGGAAGGACAGCGTCGTCCTCACGGACATTCTCGAAGAGACGTTCGCCGAGGACCCCCGCGTGGAGTTGGTTGCGCTCACCATCCACGAGGGCATCGAGGGCTACCGCGACGAGAGCCTCGCCGCCTGCGAGGAGATCACGACCGACCGTGACATCCGCCACGAAGTCGTCGCGTACGCCGACGAGTTCGACCTGGAGATGGACGACGTCGCTGAGGACGACCCGCTGGACATGGCACCCTGCGCGTACTGCGGGGTGTTCCGCCGGGACATCCTCGCGCGGTACGCCGAAGAGCACGGCGCGGACAAACTCCTCACCGGGCACAACCTCGACGACGAGGCGGAGACCGCGCTCATGAACATCTTCGAGGGGAACGTCGAACAGGTCGCCAAGCACTTCGACGCCAGCCTCGGGCCGTTCGACGAACGCACACCCAAGGAGGACATGATTCCGCGCGCGAAGCCGCTGCGGGACGTCCCCGAGAAGGAGGTCGCGCTGTACGCCCAACTACGGGACCTGCCAGTCCACATGGCGGAGTGTCCGCACGCCAGCGAAGCGTTCCGCGGCGAGATTCAGGACCTCCTGTTGAAGTTAGAGGAGAATCATCCGGGGACGCGCCACTCCATCATGGCCGGCTACGAGGAATTGGCGGGACTGGCCGCCGATCAGTACAGCGACGAAGACGCTGATGTCGGGGAATGCGAGGAGTGCGGGGCGCCGACGACGCGCGACCGCTGTCGGAAGTGCGCGCTCGTCGAAGCCGTCGACGCGGTCTGAGGGCGTGCGACACCTGTTGCTTCCCGGTCGCTGACCGCGAAAAAACTGGGCGGTTACCGGATGACGTCGAGGCCGTTGTTCTGCTCGACCTCTTCTTTGCCGCCGTCGGAGTGCGCGCCGAACTCGTTGCTCGTGCCGCTGTCGTCGACAGCGCGCTGCTTGGAGTCCGTGGACTCGACGTCCTGCAGTTCCTGACGGGACTTGTCCGCCTGCTTCTGTGTGCTCGGCCCGAGCACCTGCGCGGACTGCACGCCGGTCATGATGGCCATGACACGGACTTTGCCCTTGTAATTCTCCTGAATGCGGGCGCCCCAGATGACGTTCGCGCTCGCGTCCAGCCGCTCGGTGATGTTGTCCGCGATGCCTTCGGCCTCTTTCAGCGTGAGGTCGGGGCCACCCGTGATGTGGACGAGGCCACCGCTCGCGCCGCGGTAGTCGACGTCCAGTAGCGGGTGGTTCATCGCGTCCTTGACCACTTCGTTGGTCTTGTTCTTGTCCTGGGTCTCGCCGACGAGCATCACCGCAACGCCGCCCTGATTCATGATGGCGGTCATGTCGGCGTAGTCGAGGTTGATGAGGCTGGGCTGGGTAATCGTCTCCGAGATGCCCTTGACGGTCTCCGCGATGATCTGGTCCATCACGGAGAACGCCTTCCCGATCGGGAGGTTCGGGACGTAGTCGAGCAGCCGGTTGTTGTCGAGGACGATGATGGAGTCTGCCTCCTCACGGAGCTTCTCCAGTCCTTCCTCGGCCTTGACGGTGCGGGCGCGCTCGACGTTGAACGGCGTCGACACCATGCCGACGACGATTGCGCCCTGTTCTTTAGCGATCTTGGAGACGACGGGCGCGGCGCCTGTGCCGGTGCCGCCGCCCATGCCGGCGGTCACGAACACGAGGTCCGCGTCACCGAGTACTTCCTTGATCGTGCCCTGCGCCATCTCGGTGGCGCGCTCGCCCATCGAGGGGTCGCCACCGGCGCCGAGGCCGTTCGTCAGGGACTTCCCGACGAGAATCTTCGTGTCGGCCTCGATCATCTTCAGGTGCTGTTTGTCCGTGTTGATGGCCACGGTGTCGGCGCCTTCGACGCCGATGTTGTACAGGCGATTGACGGTGTTGTTGCCCGCGCCGCCCGCGCCCACGATGACGATGCGCGGGTCGCCGAACTCGTCGCCGTCGCTGTCGGCGTCCATCTCGCGCTGTTCGGCTTCGGCGTTGTCGAGGGCGTCCTGAACGATGTCCTGCATCGTTACACCTTCGCCCAGCTGTTCGTGCTGGTCTGTTCAGTTTGTTCGTCTATCATCTCACGGACCGCGGACCGAATCGCCTCGCTGCGATTCGGGAACTTGCCTCGTTCGACCATCTGTTCGACCTCGTCGATCTGCTGTTTCGGAATGCGGAGTGTCACACGCTCCATATTTGGTATCCCCGTTGTGGTAAGACGGCCTTCAGCCGCGAGTGTGTCTTACAGAATCGTTTTGCAGGTCATAATCCCGCGCTGTCGTGCGATTCTGTGTAAGACAACCGTCTTACGTACAACTACCCACAGCGTCTCAACGTATATAATTAACGGCGGATGTAAACAAGTGTCTTACCGGTCGAGCGCGTCCGCCGACGCCGTCCGCCGCCCGCAGTGCGGACAGAACGACCAGTCCGCTCGCACTTCGTCGCCGCACTCGCAGAACACGCGGCGAGTCGCCTTCTCCCCGCAGTTCGGACAGAACACGTGGTCGTCTGACAGCGACTCGCCGCACTGCGCACAGCTCTGCTCGCTGCCGCGGTCGGCCGCACGACCACGGTCCTCCGCCCCTCTCCGCTCACGCTGCGGCGTGCGCTGGTCGCCGCGTCGTGGCTCCGCGCGCAGCCCCTCGGCGGCGTCGACCGTAATTCGGACGTTTACGTCGCGCTCGCGCCCTCGCGGGCCGAGTCGCCGCTCGACGAGTTCGTCGACGCGCTCTGCGACGACGTCGTCGATGCTGTCGTCCACATCGGACTCGCCGTCGAGGTACGCCCGCAGCGCCGCGCGCATGACCTCGCTCTTCGACTCGTCGAGGTCGTCGACGGTCTCGACGAGGTCGTCGTCCGCGCGGAAGGTTATCTTCGACATGCCCGTTCGACAACCACTACCACCTCCGGGGACTTCAAGCCATCCCACGCGTCTGACGCCCGTCGTCCGTTTCCGAATGGTAACCCTTAAATCCGAACCACGGCGTACGAAAGAGTGTATCCGCCCTTAGCTCAGACTGGTAGAGCAGTCGACTGTAGATCGACTTGCCCCCCGTTCAAATCGGGGAGGGCGGACTTTCTTCGAACATCCGACCGAGCCGATTTGAGCAGGTCAGTCGCAGTCCCGGACCGGCGTGAAGCGCCGCACGCCCGGAACGTCTGACCGAGTTCAAATCGGGGAGGGCGGACTGGTTTTCGAGTTGATTCGTGGCCGACAGCGCACAGTGTCGTCTTCGCTCGGCTACCGTCGGCAGAACTCGTTCACTCGCCTCGCTAGCCGCTCGCGTTCGCCGTCGCGTTGCGGGCGCGGAGGCCCGTGTGGATGACCGGCGTCGTGAGGAAGACGGCCGCGACACCGAGGAGGGAGGGAACGAGGATGTCTCCGACGGGTGCGAGGAGGGCTGTCAGGGCGAACGTGGCGACGAAGACGGCCCAGCCGCCACAGATGACACACGCTTCGTGTCGCATACCGCACTCACTTCACAGAAAACACATAAGTATCGAGTCGTGTTCTCACGCGCTGCAGTTCCGCTCGCGGACAGGGGCGGGGAACTCCACGTCCCGTACGCCGGCAGTGAATTCGTCCACGAACACATCGGAATTTTCGGTCGCTGTCCCGAAAATATTTCCCGAGCGACGCGGAAACACCGGACGTGACACACTTAGTCGCGGACGATTCCCGGGGGTCGCTCGCGGCGGTGCTGCCGGACGACGTGGTGACCGTCGACGCCGCGGCAGTCCGCGACGCCGTCGCTCGCGACGGGGCGGACGTCGTCGTCGTGGACACGGTCTCGGTCGCGGACCCTGCTGCCGTCGTCGATGCGATTCGCTCGGCAACTGACGCGGCCGTCGTCGCCGTCGGGACGACGGGACTCGACGCCGATGTCGAGTGTGCGTCGGTCAGCGAGGCGTCCGTTCGCGCCGCCGTCGAGCGCGCCCGCCACATCGCCGCCTACCGCGATTCGGTGTCGGCGCTCTACGAGGCGTGCCGTGAGCGCGCGCTCGGTCGACCCGACGAAGCAGTCCGCGAGCGCCGCCGGAACGCCGACGAGCAGTTCGACTCGCTGCCCGACGACCGCGCCGCGTTTGCGGCCGCGCTCCGCTCGGAGGGCGAGGATGGTTGAGGCGTTCGCCGTCGCGTCCGGGAAGGGCGGCACCGGGAAGACGACGAGCACGCTCGCGCTCGGGATGGCGCTCGCCGAAGAGTACGACGTGACGGTCGTCGACGCCGACACCGGGATGGCGAACCTGCTGTTCCACGCGGGGCTTGCGGACGTGGACGTGACGCTGCACGACCTCCTGCTCGCGGACAGCGACGCCACGGTCGAGGACGCCGTCTACGAGCGCTACGGGATGCGCGTCGTCCCCTGCGGCACGGGACTGGGCGCCTTCCGCGAGGCGGACCCGACGCGCCTCCGCGACGTCGTCGCGGACCTCGCCGCGGACACGGACGTTCTCCTGTTGGACTCGCCGGCGACGCTCGCCAGCAGGAGCGCTGTCCTCCCCGTGGTACTGGCCGACCGCGCGGTGCTCGTCGTCCAGCCGACGATTCCCGCTATCTCGGACGCGCTCAAAGTGCAGGAGTACGCGACGTCGTACGGCACGGGCGTCGCCGGCACGCTCTACAACAAGGTCCGGGACCCCGAAGCCGTCGAGCGCGTCGCAGCGAAGTCAGGGAAGTACTTCGAGGGCGAGTCTCTCGGCACCGTCCCCGAGGACGACGCGGTCCGTGCGGCGCGCCGTGCCGGCGAACCGCTGCTCGCGCACGCGCCGGACAGCGACGCCGCGGCCGCGTACCGACGCGCTGCCGCCGAAATCGACGTTCGGGACGCCGACGCCGAGTCGGTCGCCGACCGGTTCCGGAGCGCGGTCGTCCCCGAGCAACCATGACGGAACTGACGTTCGCTCGCGTCGTCGACGACGCCGCGGCCGCGCTGTCGCTGGCGCTGGACCGCGAACTCACCGGCCACGCGGTGTTCACGCCACAGGAAGCACTGCTGCTCGATGGGGACGGCGAGGGCGTCGTCGCGTTTACCGACGGCGTTCCGACGCACGTCCACCACACCGCGACCGGTTCCGGCGGGTCGGCAGCGCTCGCGGACCTCGCGACGACCGGCCCGCTGCGCGTGGAGTGCTACGTCGGCGACGACGGAGACGCCCCCCGAACGGACGAGTACGCGGTCGCACCCGGAACGCCCGCCGAACGACTCGCTGGCGACGACACGCTCGCACAGCGAACGCGGGACGCCGCCCGTGAGTCGGGTATCGCGGAGGCCGAAGACGCGGGCGACCTCGACGCTGTGGAGGCGTTCCTCGCGGACGAGCAGAAGGTCGAGGCGATTCGCGACCGCGCTCGCGAGGAGGCCCGCGAGCGCGCTGAGGAGTGGGGATTCGACGACCTCGACGCCTGATTACTGCGGTCGGACGACGTGCCCCAACCGCGTGGTTTCCTCGGGCGTCGTGACGCGAACTTCGAACGCGACAGCGACGACTACCGTCTCGTCGGCGCGCTCCTGTACCACGACGCCGCCGTGGACTTCGCACGCGCCGAACGACCCGCGCTGGCCGTCCGGGCAGTCGACTTGCCGCGCAAGTGCTCCATCGTAAGTCACGTTTACGACGACACCGTCGCCGAGTCGCGACCGTTCGACCGCACGGAGGCGCGGCGCGAGCGCTGCTTCGACTCGTTCGACTGCGCGCTCCCTGTCGCTCCACGTGGCCCCCGTCGCCGTTTCCGCCGCGTCGTCAGCGATGCGGTCCAGCACTCGGGTGACGCGTTCGCCGTGGTCCTCGTCGGCGTCGGCGACCGCCGGCGCGTACCCGAACTGGAGGTAGGCTGCCGCGACCGGGACGAGCGCGAGCGCGGCGACCGCTGCCGCCACGAGCACGAGTTGGCCGCGCTCGCTCACGCGTACCACACCCACACTGTCACCGGGCCGCTCTCAGTCGGGACGCGAGCGACGCCGACCGTCGCGCTCGACGGCCGGACGTGTCCGACGGCGCCGTGGGGCGTCCGCACCCGGAACAGCAGATTGTCCGTGAGGATGCGGTCGACGCGCCGTTCGAGCGCGGCGCGCTCCCGCGCGAACGCCGCCTCCGACGCCGCGACCTCCGCGAGCCGCGTCGCGTCGCCGTGCTGGGGCGGTTCGTTCGCCAGCACGGTCGCCGCGTCCTGCGCGTACGCGTCGAGTTGCGCCTGCTCGCCGACGCCGCCCGCGGGCGTCCCGAACGCGAACGCGCTCGCGACGGCGACGACGAACAGCACGCCGACGCCCGCCTCGACGACGGACAGCGAGAGTTGGGCGCGCTCGCGTTCCGCCTCACGCATCGACGGTCACCCCGAGGACGGCTTTCGTGGTCGTCTCGACGCGGTATGCGACGGTGACACTTCCCGGCGGGAGTTCTCCGTCGGCGGCGAACGCCAGCGTCACCGTGTCGTACCGCGAGAGCGTGACGTCGTACGCGCCGTCCAAGCCAGCGTCGTCGTGGAGGACGACGCGGTCGTTCGCGCGAACGGTCGTTACGTTCGCTGCGCCGGTGTCGAAGGTCAGGGTGGCGTCGCCGGTCCGTCGCGGCAGCGTGACTGCCGCCTCGTCGTCGAGTACCGGCGACAGTTCGCGCCGACTCGCGTCCGCGACGAGGACGACGCGACGCATCGTCGCGCCGCCCGCCGGCGTGCCCCGCTCGACGAGCGTCTCACCGTCGAGCGTGACCCGAACGCCCGCGCCCTCCGGTAGTCCATCGTCGAGAGTCGCGCTCGCGTTTTCGACGGCGGCCTGCGAGAGTACGTTCGCGCGCAGCGTCAGCGGCCCGTCCGCGGCGACGAGGTGGTCGGCGGTGCTGGCGGCGAGTCGAGTGTCCACCGGCTGGGTGTTCGCGCCCGCGAACGCGCTCCCCGCGAGACCGACGACCGCGGCGACGCTCGCGACGACGAGGAGGAGCGCTATCGCGACCGCCGGAAGGTTCGCTTGCGCGCGGGTCACGCTGTCGCCTCCGCGAGTTCGACGACGAGGCCGCCGTCGGGGTGTGCTCGCACGCGAACGAGCGCGTCGCTGTCGGTCCAGTTCCCGCGAACGTCTCGCACGCGGCCCGGGAGCACGAGCGCCGTCTCGCCGCCCACGTCGGCGTGCCCGTGGACGAGCGCGAGGCGAGTGCCGTTCGCGGTGATGCGGTAGCCGCGGTCGCGAATCGTCGCGGGGAGGCTGATGCGGCGCTCCGCGACGACTTCGTCCGCGGCGGCTCTCGGGTCCGTGTTCGGGACGGCGGCTTCGACGTTCGCGGCCGCGTGCTGGAGCGTGCGCTCGCCCACCTCGTCGGCCGCCGCAGTGCGCGCGTTCGGGACGACGCCGCCGTACAGCGTCGTCGTCAGGAGCGCGACGAACAGCACGACGATGCCGGCTTCCAGCGCCTTTCCGACCGCGGGCGCGGCAGCGCGGCTCCTCGCTCGGCTCACGTTACGGACACCTCCGTCTCGTGGACCACCACGTAGGCGGTCCGCGAACTCGGGAAGTCGGCTATCACGCTCGGCGTGCCGTCGCCGTCGACGTCGCGCTGGCTGACGGTGGCGTTCCAGCGCTCGAACTGCGAGCGCAACGCCGCCGTGTGGGTCGTCTCGACGGCAACCCGGTAGCCGCCGCGGCCGAGATTCTGTCGCTCGTGGGTGACGTTCGACCGCAGCGTGTACGTCACACCGCCGCTGGCCGCCCGCATCACGTCGCCGCGCAGGGCGGGCACGCTCACGACGAGCACGTCCGGGTCCACAGTCACGGACACGGGCGAGCGCGTCCGCGACCAGCCATCGCCGTGCGCGAGTACGGCTCCAGCGAGGTAGGTCGCACCGCGATTGTCCGCGGTGAACCGGAGCGCGTTCGCGTCGACGGTCGCGACGACGCCGCCGCTGTCGAGGACGCGCACCTCGCGGTCCAGCGTTTCCAGCGTCCCGCTCGTGAACGAGACGCTGCCGCGTCGAACGCCCGTGGTTTCGACCGGCTGGAGTGCGTCGTCGAGTTCGTCCGCCACGCGCTGGGCGTCGCTGGCGGCGGCGTGCTGGTCGACGACGGTGCCGACGCTCGCAGTCACGAGGCCGAGCGCGACGACGGTTACGCCCAGCAGGATGGCGACGCCGACGACGTTCGACTGACCGCGCTCGTTCGCGCTCACAGCAGCCCCACCCCCGCGAAGACGACGTACGCGAAGGTGACGAGCAGCCCCGAGTGCAACAGCGCGTCGTAGCGGCCGCGGCTCGCGGCGCCCGCGAACCACCCGCAGGACAGCATCGTCGCCTGCGTCACGAGGTAGAACCGGTAGCGGTCGCGTTCGAGGTTCACCGCGTCCGGGTCGATGGCGAGGCCGCCCGCGCTAGCGGCGTTCGACACCGACGACAACTGCGCG
It encodes:
- a CDS encoding ribbon-helix-helix domain-containing protein, with product MERVTLRIPKQQIDEVEQMVERGKFPNRSEAIRSAVREMIDEQTEQTSTNSWAKV
- a CDS encoding DUF433 domain-containing protein, giving the protein MSEGDTRRISEDLMDEPHVRDRRVSVRQVYALVEERDIDPETVADRYDLDVADVYHALAYYHDHPREMRDVEHTREDAMADFRETIDRPEGVDPDTA
- a CDS encoding DUF5615 family PIN-like protein encodes the protein MDENIDPKTANYLEKEGVDTEHVRDALWQGAKDEQDVLPYAREQNLIIVTSDVKDFGGLDADEHAGVVLLYDDTMPAYQVASGLLSMVDAYGDSERFGGREELDAWV
- a CDS encoding TrmB family transcriptional regulator, whose translation is MSTQDAVAALTRLGLSNYEAKVFVALQRLGTGTTQEISDISEVPRSQVYGAADDLAERGLVEVVTASPKEYRPVSLEAARQQLTDRIERERDRAFENLESLRATSPDSGGNRAVATVRGSRAIDDRIAELIATASSEVVFVAPEPASLTDDIEAALRERGAAGVAATVVTAVESERERFADSPVVVMVMGEDNPADFAGRALMVDEGTVLLSVATDDAVGEEAMWTAESSIGRILAEFMVSGIDSGMNRDGGPSPPDSS
- a CDS encoding alpha/beta fold hydrolase, with translation MSQRTKAPEEWERGFVEANGIELHYCRSGGSGPPFVVSHGFTDDGYCRLDLARELADDFDVVLYDARGHGRSDAPDGAYGAPQRAADLHGLLDALALEIPILFGHSMGADTVAEAAARRPERPRAVVLEDPVWMHDRDDDGEEDEGPGWNIEEQIAEWQAQSVEELLEADTMFRELAERGQPDLARRVAEARRRLRPELARVSAAEFVDPTETYGDIEAPTLILKADADEAERERERETASLLPDGEIVHIDGAGHCVLWDERERATEELRAFLATV
- a CDS encoding TIGR00269 family protein encodes the protein MDCTKCDREAVMHAAYSGAHLCDRHLFESVERRVRRRIRDDDMLPDDATPENPETWVIGLSGGKDSVVLTDILEETFAEDPRVELVALTIHEGIEGYRDESLAACEEITTDRDIRHEVVAYADEFDLEMDDVAEDDPLDMAPCAYCGVFRRDILARYAEEHGADKLLTGHNLDDEAETALMNIFEGNVEQVAKHFDASLGPFDERTPKEDMIPRAKPLRDVPEKEVALYAQLRDLPVHMAECPHASEAFRGEIQDLLLKLEENHPGTRHSIMAGYEELAGLAADQYSDEDADVGECEECGAPTTRDRCRKCALVEAVDAV
- the ftsZ gene encoding cell division protein FtsZ, whose product is MQDIVQDALDNAEAEQREMDADSDGDEFGDPRIVIVGAGGAGNNTVNRLYNIGVEGADTVAINTDKQHLKMIEADTKILVGKSLTNGLGAGGDPSMGERATEMAQGTIKEVLGDADLVFVTAGMGGGTGTGAAPVVSKIAKEQGAIVVGMVSTPFNVERARTVKAEEGLEKLREEADSIIVLDNNRLLDYVPNLPIGKAFSVMDQIIAETVKGISETITQPSLINLDYADMTAIMNQGGVAVMLVGETQDKNKTNEVVKDAMNHPLLDVDYRGASGGLVHITGGPDLTLKEAEGIADNITERLDASANVIWGARIQENYKGKVRVMAIMTGVQSAQVLGPSTQKQADKSRQELQDVESTDSKQRAVDDSGTSNEFGAHSDGGKEEVEQNNGLDVIR
- a CDS encoding zinc ribbon domain-containing protein, producing MSKITFRADDDLVETVDDLDESKSEVMRAALRAYLDGESDVDDSIDDVVAERVDELVERRLGPRGRERDVNVRITVDAAEGLRAEPRRGDQRTPQRERRGAEDRGRAADRGSEQSCAQCGESLSDDHVFCPNCGEKATRRVFCECGDEVRADWSFCPHCGRRTASADALDR
- a CDS encoding transposase — protein: MLYSEEPVSTIIGDVPITTNTLEDSYPEWHPAPYPFEAMLRLFLYRELTGNSYDDISESSELAAEIGLDSMPDPSVLSRTWRDRFDEAVREFVETAAHYAVKENHDRGYDDPEIRPKEDIIQEEESEQNETDDEKHEEFTDEQIFRTTRLAREHGFGAFDSGRAQNSSYDDTQFFELQTYMGMVGCGTAQGAARFQLQRGVEYGPHGDTHLRTVKQFDRDALIEGFDRATERLLSQIESEATFRRPVTVAIDITTIPYHGDVEGMPMVSGTKEKHERAFKFATLSIVGRNVPIILAIEPVRESSSWDENPSNKVHRVVRRLIQRAQEHVPIEMVLCDREFDSIQTFQTLSNLGVEYLIPKRISNQERDAIDQMEEDGVNVAVQPGTMHTDSGSHSMRFLYVPSNSGDGTAVFATNRVVKPAETEIFCDRYRQRWQIENEYKSIKNDFLAKTSSRDYRVRLFYFVFAALLYNIWRITDVLLKAGVDGEMEYAPEIPAGMVVEMVSAALVPVD